In Astatotilapia calliptera chromosome 16, fAstCal1.2, whole genome shotgun sequence, one genomic interval encodes:
- the LOC113007357 gene encoding uncharacterized protein K02A2.6-like, translating into MSGGVGQMDVFDNGTEDWTTYVERVEQYCRANKVEDERKVAVLLSVMGAKTYNLLRSLITPIKPADKSFKEITEVLQKHFQPKPLVIAERFRFHKRNQLKNESTSEYIAELRRLSEHCQFGEGLSDALRDRFVCGMNNEGTQKRLLTEDNLTLHRALEIAISMETAAKDAGELQGKGTEPCSVNKIYPQRNNKLPMCFRCGKKSHDAANCWFKEKECLQCNKRGHIQKMCKSKQYDKKKNKMWKRDRKLHEVNESEPTDSEEDLACLELYTMQEKDNDAIWLTPKIQGIELQMELDTGSALSLISYEDYRSKFPNLKLKHTSVKLKTYTGERITPLGKLKVKVEYEKKKCNLELYVLKNGGVPLFGRDWLKHIRLNWKEIKSMRLKRGLSANSVDERLKQILNNHAQVFKDGIGTLKNIKAQIILEDNAKPRFHKARPVPYALRPKVEAELQRLEEQGILTKVEWSDWATPIVSVSKKASDSVRICGDFKVSVNPVLRIDQYPLPRIEDIFTAVAGGKHFSKIDLAQAYLQMEVEETSRKYLVITTHKGLYQYNRLVFGIASAPAVWQRAMDQVLQDIPGTQCFLDDIIVTGVDEETHLANLTAVLARLEKYGLRANKNKCEFFKDAIEYCGHKIDRHGLHKTKDKVEAVLKAPEPKNVSQLRSFLGLINYYHKFLPNLSTVLHPLNSLLQQNVKWKWTKNCEEAFNGAKQLITSEEVLTHFDSNLPLRLACDASPYGIGAVLSHKMPDGSERPVAFASRSLNAAERNYAQIDREALSLVWGVKKFNQYLYGRHFTLITDHRPLVSIFNPQKGIPIMAAARLQRWALFLGAHTYTIEFKGTKLHGNADGLSRLPRMQPTEELTDPATVFHVTQMEPLPVTNAQVKRETSRDTILSKVYDFTVNGWPSCTDTQFSAYSTRKDQLSVCQECVMWGTRVILPPKLRTTVLDSLHIGHLGVVKMKSLARSYVWWPGLDCEIENMAKSCTGCQQTLRQPQTAPVHAWEWPSAPWQRIHIDYAGPFMDQMFLVVVDAHSKWPEIFPVKQATAASTINSLRSLFARTGLPQQLVSDNGRQFTGEEFQCFLRSNGIRHITSAPHHPATNGQAERFIQSFKRSMKASRTEGKPLQQKIDNFLLAYRNATHATTGHTPAMLFMGRNLRSRLDLLKPDIRKNVQDKQSSMVDATRNKTRFFNAGQKVLARDYRDPSQKWQPGTILSRTGPLTYTVDVGANLVWRRHVDQIVDAESHMVPQPPESTSTHQDSEEFALAPPPEVQDLREATDAHTPELTTQSTMESDQIGRRYPERNRRAPQRLNL; encoded by the coding sequence ATGTCAGGAGGCGTTGGACAAATGGACGTTTTCGATAATGGCACAGAGGATTGGACAACATACGTAGAGAGAGTTGAACAGTATTGTCGAGCTAATAAAGTAGAGGACGAGAGGAAAGTTGCTGTGTTACTGAGTGTGATGGGAGCGAAAACATACAACTTGTTGCGCAGCCTCATCACACCGATCAAACCAGCTGACAAAAGTTTCAAGGAGATCACAGAAGTGCTCCAAAAACATTTCCAACCGAAGCCACTGGTTATAGCCGAACGTTTCCGATTTCATAAACGAAATCAACTAAAGAATGAGTCCACATCGGAGTACATCGCGGAACTCCGGCGGCTGTCGGAACACTGTCAGTTCGGGGAGGGGCTGTCAGATGCGCTGAGAGACCGTTTCGTCTGCGGCATGAACAATGAAGGCACACAGAAACGACTTCTCACAGAGGATAACCTCACTTTGCACCGTGCATTAGAGATAGCGATATCGATGGAGACAGCAGCAAAAGATGCCGGAGAGCTTCAGGGAAAAGGCACGGAGCCGTGTTCTGTAAACAAAATATATCCGCAGCGCAATAACAAATTACCGATGTGCTTCAGATGCGGCAAGAAGTCACATGACGCTGCTAATTGCTGGTTTAAAGAGAAAGAATGCCTGCAATGTAACAAAAGGGGGCATATACAGAAAATGTGTAAATCAAAGCAgtatgataaaaagaaaaacaaaatgtggaaaagagacagaaagctgCATGAAGTAAACGAGTCAGAGCCAACTGATTCTGAGGAGGATTTGGCATGCCTGGAACTGTACACAATGCAAGAGAAAGATAACGATGCAATATGGCTCACACCTAAAATACAAGGGATTGAGTTACAGATGGAACTGGACACCGGGTCTGCTCTCTCACTGATTTCATATGAAGATTATAGAAGCAAATTCCCCAATCTGAAACTGAAGCACACCTCGGTGAAACTGAAAACGTACACAGGTGAAAGAATAACTCCTCTGGGAAAACTAAAAGTGAAAGTGGaatatgagaaaaagaaatgcaaccTGGAACTTTATGTTCTGAAAAATGGAGGTGTGCCATTATTTGGGCGTGACTGGTTGAAACACATCCGCCTCAACTGGAAAGAAATAAAGTCAATGAGACTGAAACGAGGCCTGAGTGCAAATTCTGTAGATGAAAGACTGAAACAGATCCTTAATAACCATGCCCAGGTGTTCAAAGATGGAATCGGCACCCTGAAAAATATTAAAGCACAGATCATACTAGAGGACAATGCAAAACCAAGATTCCACAAGGCACGCCCTGTACCTTATGCTCTACGCCCTAAAGTTGAAGCAGAGCTTCAACGCTTGGAAGAGCAAGGAATACTCACCAAGGTGGAATGGTCAGATTGGGCTACACCAATAGTATCAGTAAGCAAGAAAGCAAGTGACAGTGTGCGgatctgtggtgattttaaggTTTCAGTGAACCCAGTTCTCCGCATAGATCAATACCCACTTCCACGGATAGAAGACATATTCACAGCAGTAGCAGGTGGCAAACACTTTTCAAAAATTGACCTTGCCCAGGCTTATCTCCAGATGGAAGTAGAAGAGACATCCAGAAAATATCTGGTAATAACCACTCACAAAGGCCTATATCAGTACAACAGACTGGTATTTGGTATTGCCAGTGCCCCAGCAGTATGGCAACGTGCCATGGATCAGGTCCTACAAGACATTCCAGGAACACAGTGTTTTCTGGATGACATAATCGtcactggtgttgatgaggAGACTCATCTGGCTAACCTAACAGCAGTCCTGGCCAGGCTAGAAAAATATGgactgagagcaaacaaaaacaaatgtgagtTCTTTAAGGATGCCATTGAGTATTGTGGACACAAGATCGACAGACATGGGCTCCACAAAACCAAGGACAAAGTTGAAGCAGTCCTGAAGGCACCAGAACCTAAAAATGTGAGTCAGCTGCGCTCTTTCTTGGGCTTAATTAATTATTACCACAAGTTTCTACCAAACCTTTCAACAGTCCTGCACCCGCTGAACTCTCTGCTGCAACAAAATGTCAAATGGAAATGGACAAAAAACTGTGAAGAGGCATTTAATGGCGCTAAGCAGCTCATTACATCAGAGGAGGTTCTGACACACTTTGACTCCAATCTACCACTTCGCCTCGCCTGTGATGCCTCACCATATGGCATTGGTGCTGTGCTATCTCACAAAATGCCTGATGGATCGGAACGCCCAGTTGCCTTTGCTTCAAGGTCCCTAAATGCAGCCGAACGCAACTATGCGCAGATAGACAGAGAAGCACTCAGTCTAGTGTGGGGCGTGAAGAAGTTTAATCAGTATTTATATGGGCGACACTTCACCCTGATCACAGACCACCGACCGCTGGTGTCCATCTTTAACCCTCAGAAAGGTATTCCAATCATGGCTGCGGCACGCTTGCAGCGATGGGCCTTGTTCCTAGGTGCACACACCTACACCATTGAGTTCAAAGGGACAAAGTTACATGGAAATGCAGATGGACTTTCACGTCTTCCACGCATGCAACCCACTGAAGAACTGACTGATCCAGCTACTGTGTTTCACGTTACACAAATGGAACCCCTACCTGTCACAAATGCTCAGGTGAAAAGGGAAACGAGCCGAGACACAATCTTGTCCAAAGTATACGATTTTACTGTGAATGGTTGGCCGTCCTGCACTGACACTCAGTTCTCTGCGTACTCCACCCGCAAAGACCAACTATCCGTTTGCCAAGAATGTGTTATGTGGGGAACTCGTGTCATCCTGCCACCCAAACTACGTACAACGGTACTGGACTCACTGCACATTGGACATTTAGGTGTGGTTAAGATGAAATCTCTTGCTAGAAGCTATGTTTGGTGGCCAGGCCTTGACTGTGAAATAGAGAACATGGCAAAATCCTGCACTGGTTGTCAGCAGACGCTGCGTCAACCTCAAACAGCACCTGTACACGCGTGGGAGTGGCCATCCGCTCCATGGCAACGCATCCATATAGACTATGCTGGCCCATTTATGGACCAAATGTTCCTAGTTGTGGTTGATGCTCACTCAAAATGGCCAGAAATCTTCCCCGTAAAGCAAGCAACAGCTGCCAGCACGATCAATAGCCTTCGGTCACTGTTTGCACGCACAGGTCTGCCACAACAGCTCGTAAGTGACAATGGTCGTCAGTTTACTGGAGAGGAGTTCCAGTGTTTCCTTCGGAGTAACGGCATACGACATATCACTTCAGCTCCCCATCATCCTGCAACAAATGGACAAGCCGAACGGTTCATTCAGTCCTTCAAGCGGTCAATGAAAGCCAGTCGCACAGAGGGGAAGCCGCTACAACAGAAAATAGACAATTTCTTACTGGCTTACAGGAACGCCACCCATGCAACAACTGGACACACACCTGCAATGCTCTTCATGGGACGAAATCTGAGATCACGTCTAGATTTGCTGAAACCAGACATTCGCAAGAATGTCCAAGACAAACAGTCTTCCATGGTGGAcgcaacaagaaacaaaactagATTCTTCAATGCCGGACAAAAAGTTCTCGCCAGGGACTACAGAGACCCAAGTCAGAAATGGCAGCCTGGCACGATCCTGTCACGGACCGGACCACTGACATATACTGTAGATGTTGGAGCCAACTTAGTCTGGCGTAGACATGTTGATCAGATTGTAGATGCGGAAAGCCACATGGTTCCACAGCCACCTGAGAGCACATCTACACACCAAGATTCAGAAGAGTTTGCCCTCGCTCCACCACCTGAGGTTCAGGATTTACGTGAAGCTACCGATGCTCACACACCTGAACTTACCACACAGAGCACTATGGAGTCTGACCAAATAGGCAGACGGTACCCTGAGAGAAATCGCAGAGCACCTCAGAGACTGAACTTATAG